The DNA segment CCCTCCCCGGCCACCGGCCCCGCTCCCCGCCCTCCGGTACAGGACAGGAGATCGAAACTCTATCGGCGGCCGGGGAGCGTGGGGCGGGGTGCGCGCGGATCAGGCCGCGAGTACGGGTGAGGGTGGCTGGAAAGCACCCACTCCTTACTCAGAGGCGCGTGGTGTCCAGGACGATCCCGAAGGGCTCGGGCAGGGTGACCGGGGTGCCGAAGGGGTGAGGGCCGTCGGCCTTGGTGTAGCCGAGTTCGCCCGGCTCGGAGAAGAGCGTGAGTTCGCGGTTCTGACGGTCGACCAGTAGGTACAGCGGAGCGCCGTACTCGGCGTAGCGCTTGCGCTTGGTGACGCGGTCCGTGTCGGCGTTGGACTTCGAGGTGACCTCGACCGCCAGAAGCGTCAGATCCGGGGTGACAACGATGTTGTCGTCCTGCGCGAGTTCCTCGGGGACGACGGCGATGTCCGGGACGTACCAGTTGGGCGAGCCGGGGAGGTCGATGTCCCCGGAACCCTCGACGCAGCCGAGTTCGTCGACACGGTCCTCGATCTGACGGCGAATGACCCGTGTGGCGCGTTCGTGGTCCCAAGTCGGCGGCACGGGTTGGATGATCCCCTCGATGATCTGTACACGGCTGCCGGCCATGTACCTGATGGCGTGCTTCAGGGCCCGCTCGTGATCGATGTCCGCGTACCTGTCGTCGGGCTGCGGGTGGGTGCTCATGGCGTCGTCGCCTTCTCTCGCGGAACGGCGTGATCGGTGTACCACGGACGTGGTGACTCCTGAACCAGGACGCAGGCAGTGCTCCCCCATACGGGTGATGAACACTGCCGGCGTCGGCTTCGGGAGGTAAGGCACCGGGTGTGCGGATCAGGCCGCGAGCGCCGGGAGCGGCGGCCTGAAATCACCACCAAGGGCGAGTTCGAACCAGATGGTCTTGCCGCCCGGCCCGCCGTTCGGCCCGTCGACGGACCCGCAGCCGCCCCACCGGTCGGCGAGACTCTCGATGATCGGCAGCCCACGGCCGGAGGGAGCGGCGGGATCGGGCATCGCCGCGCCCGGCGCGAACGGAGGCAGATCCGGACTCGCGTCCCACACGCTCACCCGCAGCGCGGGGCACAGCCACTGCATCCGGACGATGACCGGGCCCTTGGTGTGCCGCACCGAGTTGGTGGCGAGTTCGCAGGTCAACAGCTCTGCTCGGTCGGCGAGTTCACTGATCCCGTGCGCGTGGAGTACGGCACGGAGGGTGCCCCGGACGATCCGGGGGCCGCGTGGGTCGCAGGGGAGGTGGATCTCGTACGTCCAGGGAGCGGCGAACGGGATCGGGGCGGGGTGGTCGCCGTAGCCGACGTCGTGGTTGACGCCGTAACTGACAGGGCGGGTCGATTCGTTGCTCGGTTCAGTGCTCTGTTCGTTGCTGCTCACGAGGGTCTGCCTCCGTGGTGCGGAACGGGTTCTTTGGGGCGCCGGTCGCGAACCGCCGTACGGCGGTGGCAATGCCGGGGTCCTGCCTTCCGGAGGGCAGGGGGCCGGTGCGCTTCCGCTGAGCGGCTGGAACGCGAATGGCGTGCTACACAATGTAGAGCTACCCACTTAACCCGTGCCATGCTTTGAACTGGAACGAGTGAATAATCGGATTCGGTTGGACCCGATCCACCAGCGTCGGCACACTGTGCGCGAGCAAGGAGGCTGTAAATGGCACCGAAGCACCAGCCTCGATTCTTCACTTGCGGTGTGACGTCGGTCGGTTCGGCGGTTTGCCCGTAATGTCCCCTGCCGTTCGAGGACGGGCCGTCGCGTGACGCTGCGGGGCGTCGGGTTCCACGGGCCCGAGGGTGCTGCGGGTCCTCTCCTCTCCGCTGTCGTCGGGGCGGGGCCGACCGTCAGGTGTGGGCCGGAAGCTGGGTGGCCCGCTGCCAGGCGGTGGCGAACGCCGGCGCCCAGGGCCAGGTGCGGTCGAGGTGGAGGGTGCGTCTGCGTGCGTGGGCGGTGAGCCGGGCGGGCAGGTGGTAGAGCCTCCTGCGGATCGTCTCCGGTTCGGCGGCGGCGAGTTCGGGCTCGTCATGCAGGAGAAGGAGCCTGGTCCATGCGTCGAGGTCCGCGGCGATAGTGGCAGCCAGCACCCAGGCGGCGTTCAGCTGCCAGGACTTCGAGGGCAGCAGCCCGAGGCCGATCCGCTTGATCGCCTTGACACGATCCTCGACCTCGGCATGATCACGGTAGAGAGCATCGACGAACCACACCTGCCCGGAGCCGGACACCCCGGAAAGCCCCTGGTGGGCGGGGATGTTCGTGGCGACGATCTGGTAACGCCAGCCGGTGCGCTGCTCGAACGCGGTCAGCTTCTTCAGATCGCGGCGCGAGGGCTTGACCCGGCGCACGATCAGCCGCATCCCCTCGGGCCAGCCGCTCAGGTCGCGCACCCCGGTCAGCTCGGCGACCTGGTAGGTGACCTTCTGTCCGTCCGGGCCCTTGATCTCGTGGACCTCGCCGTCCTGCCGCAGCGCGTCGTTCCACACGTCCGCGGGCAGCAGTGCGATCGCGGCCTCGTCGGCGGTATTGATGGCCCAGCCGGTCACCCAGCGCACTCGGCGGCGGCTGGTGGTCAGCGCCTGCAGATGCTCAAGGAGGCCGTGGCTGAAGGCCGCGCCGTCGATCCTCACCAGCAGCTTCGACCACAGCGGCAGCGGAGTTGCCGCAGCGCGGCGGCCAGCACCGTCTTGTGGTCGGCGACGTCGTTGGACGCCGCGTTGCCCGGCCGTAGCAGCATGGTCACGCACTCGCGGGTATTGGCCAGCCAGGCGCCCAGCGGGTGATGTCCGTAGCCGCCCTTGAACGTGCCGGCCGCGCCGTCCTTCTTGCTGGTGCAGGTCACCAAGGTGGCATCGAGATCCAGGACGTACCAGTTGGTGAGCGTGCGCCCGCATACCGAGATCCACGGGAACCCACCGGGCCGCAGGGCGAGCAGCGTCCACACCCCACGCCGTATCACGGCGCGCACGCGCTCCACCCGGGCTCCGACAGGGCCGTCGATGGCTTCCAGCGTGCGCCACAGGGTGCTGTCCGAGACCGGACGGGGAAGAACGGCCTCCAGTGCTGCTGCAGTTGCTCGGCCTGCAGGACATTCCTCGCGCCGAGGACGATCGCGCAGGCCAGCTGGACCAGGGCCATCCCGCGATCCCGCCACCCCGGCCCGACGCCGCGGGGCAGCGCGGCGGCCAGGGCGCGGGTCAGCCCGACCCGGTCCGCGATCCGGTGCAGCAGCACCACGCCCGCATGCCCGACCAGGTTCTTGCCGTCGGCCCGCACAACGAGCCGACGATCCCATTCGGTAGCCTGCACCTGTTGGGTGCCCCCACTCTGCGACGTTCTTGATCTAGGAAGTTCAGATCATCGCAGGTCAGGGGCACCCTTCCGCTATCAGGGCGTCACATCACTGACGGACGGCCCTCGTAGCTGAATACACGAGGCCAGCCCACGATCCGTCAGCGCCGACTCGGCGCCGAGCTGCGACGGCTCAGAGAGTCCGCAGGCATGCCCGCTCCCAGGGCAGCCGAGTTGCTGGGCACCGACCGCACCAACATTTCCAACATCGAGGCCGGTAGGTACGGCATCAGCGAGGACCGTCTGCGTCGGCTCGTGAGCATCTACGAGTGCGACGACGAGGAACTCATCGACGCCCTGGCCTCCATGACCGGAGGCCGCCGGAGCGGTTGGTGGGAGGAGTACCGGGGCAAGATCCCGCCCGATTTCCTCGACACATCGGAACTGGAGCACTACGCCACGAGCCTGCGCTCAGTCCAGACAGCCCATCTTCCCGGCATCTTCCAGACCGAGGACCACGCGCGCGCCCTCTTCGACTTGTTCATCCCGACCCTGCCCCGCCTTGAGGTGGAACTCCGCATCGCTCATCGGCTGGCGCGGCATGCACGGATCGCAGATGAGCCCGGCATCCCCTACATCGGACTCATCCACGAAGCCGCGCTGCATATGCAGGTGGGCGGGCGGAAGGTAGCCAAAGCGCAGCTCGCTCGCCTCTTGGAAGAAGGCGAGCGTGACAACGTCACTCTCCGGGTCATCCCGTTCTCGGCGGGCGGCTTCCCCATGGCCGGCGACTCCGTGATGTACGCGGTGGGCCCCAGCCCTCACCTGGACACAGTCCTGGTCGACTCCCCGCTCGGCGCCGCTTTCTTCCACTCGTCCACTCAACTCGCCAACTTCCGTCGGCGACTGGACGCGATCGAACAGGTGGCGTTGAATCCGAAGCAGTCATCAGATGCCATCGCCGAAATCGCCAACGACCTCTAAGAGGTGCCCGTCGTGTCCGCCCTGAAGTGGATCAAGTCCTCGTACTCCGAGGCCAGTGGTAACAACTGCGTTGAGGTTGCCTGGACACAGACAGGAGTCGCCCTGCGGGACAGCGAACGCCCGGCGGATGTGATCGTCATGGGCCGGGCGTCGCTTGGTGCGCTGATAGGAAGCCTCAGGTCCGGTTCACTCGGGAGCGGCCGCTGAGCAGGTCTTCGATCACGCCCTGCTGGATCGTGCGGAGCTTTGCGATCTGCTGTTGCAGCACGGCAGCCCGCTCCCGAGCCGCATGTACCGGGCCGAGTAGACGCCGTTGCTCCTCCACCGGCGGGACCGGAACCGGCATCTGCTTCACCTGGGTCGAGTTGATCGACGCAAGGTTGGTCGTTTGCTTACCCACACGCTGAAAGTAGGCTCGGCCCTCGGGCGACGCGGCATACAGCGCGAGGAAGTCCGGCAACATCTGCTCGCCACAACGAACTCTGAACACATGGTTCTGGTGCAGACACTCGTCGATGCGACCGTCCCAGACGGCACCTCGGCCCAGCTTGTCGAGGTCGCCGCCCTCGGTGAGTAGAAGGTCACCCTTCCTGAGGGCGTAACGCTCATACTGTGTCTTTACGATACGAACCGTCTTTACGTCAGTGGTGTCAATTCGCCCATCGAGCACGTTCGCGACGCGGAGGTAGGGCAACTCGATGGTTCCGTCGCCCACGAGTTCGGAGCCGAGTGTGACACCGGCCGCAACGGTGGCGACCGAGTCGAGACGCGGACCGGCTGTCCCGACTTGACCCAATGCATGCGCAGAGAGCGCGGATTCGGCGATTTCGACCTTGGCCAGCATCCGCTCCAACGCCCCGATCCGCCGCTCGAACGCCTTGTGCGCGGCGACAATGTCGCGTTGTTCGGACAGCGGCAGTCGCGGAATCTCCAGGGCTCGTACGTCGGCCTGCGACACCTTGTACTGGCCGCTGGTCCCGCGCATGGCCGCCTCAATCTGCCGCCGCACAGCAGCTGAGGTCAGCACGATTCCCAAGAATCCGGGGTCCAGCAGGTCAGGATCAGCAACCAGCCGGAACACCAAGTCCGGCAGAAGCAGTCTCGGACGGACCTGGTTCACCGTGCAGGCGACACCCACCAGCGCCTTGACCCCGTTGGCCCGGGACATGAGGACATCGCCGCGCCGTACTTCAAAGGCGATCCTCGGCAGGACCTCGTTGGGAAGTCGCTTCGCCTCCGAGGCGACGAACTTCCCCGAAGTGACCGCGCTGAGCTTCAGGACACCCCACTCGTCCATCGCAGGTCGCGCCGAGTCGCAGACCGGACTCCATCCGGTCTCGACTTTCCGCAGCACATCCTTGAGTGCCACCGTGGATCGGACCTCAACGCCCATAACCCAGCACCCCCAGCCACTCCGCAAGCCCCTTCGCCGCGTCCCCGCTCTCGTCCTCCAGGTCCGTCAGCGAGACCTCGTACTTCTCGGCCCAGCGTCGGAAGGAGGCGACGATCTCGCGGCGGCCCGCCGCCAGCGCCGCGTTCAGACGGTCGGACAGGTCACGGCGCAGGACGGCGAGGACGACACCCTCAGGTCCGCCCGCCTCGGACAGCTTCCACTTGGCCGCCTGCTTCAACTCCGGCAGGAAGCTGTCGTCCAGCGCCTTGCGCTTCCTGCGCGCCGCCGTCAGGGACTTCTTGGCTGCCGTCAACGCCTTGTCCAGAGCGGCGAGTTGCTCCGGGGCGACCGGCTCCCCCAGTTCACCGGATTCGGAGTCGGACTCGTCGTCCGTGTCCGTACCCGCGTCCGCCACCGCCGACCTCGCCTCGGCCGCTGTCTTCGCCGCGGCCTCCGCCTCCGCGACGGCCTTGTCCGCCGCCTTGACCGCCTCCAGGAACTCCGGGATCAGCTCCCGTACGACCGGCTGGTCGAGGGCCCTGCGGCGCTCGGCCGGAGAGACCGACGTGCGCTTCGCGTCCTCCGCGCCGCCACCCGGGACCGCCGGGTCGACGATCGCCTCGACGGAGTCGACCCAGCCTTCCAGGACCCGCTCGAAGCCGCCCGCCGCGAGGGCCTTCATGTCGTAGCGGTTCTCCGTCCACCAGGCGGCGATGATGCCGGCGGTCGTGAACTCGTCGAGAACCCCGGCTCCGCCGACCGCGGCCGTGAACCCGTCGAGAAGCCCACTGCGCAGACCCATCAGCTTCCGGTCCGCCGCGAGCTGGGCGAAGAGACCGGAGCTCTTCGCCCACCACTCGTCGAACGTCTCGCGCAGCTCCGACTCCCGCGCGTACGTCAGTCCCGGAACACGGGCGGCCGTGGCCTCCGCGCCCTCCGGCAGGAAGTCGTAGTACTCGCCCGAGCCCTCCCGGCGCGCGAACAGCGAACCGGCGTCGACCCCGTACGCCCTGAACAGCCCCTCCTTCGCCGCGACCTCGGCGACCGGCACGCCCCCGTACAGGTGCGCCCGTACGTCCTGCGGCTCGGCGGGAGGCGAGTTGTCCACCCAGCGGCGAATGTTGAAG comes from the Streptomyces sp. KMM 9044 genome and includes:
- a CDS encoding transposase, translating into MRAVIRRGVWTLLALRPGGFPWISVCGRTLTNWYVLDLDATLVTCTSKKDGAAGTFKGGYGHHPLGAWLANTRECVTMLLRPGNAASNDVADHKTVLAAALRQLRCRCGRSCW
- a CDS encoding transposase is translated as MRIDGAAFSHGLLEHLQALTTSRRRVRWVTGWAINTADEAAIALLPADVWNDALRQDGEVHEIKGPDGQKVTYQVAELTGVRDLSGWPEGMRLIVRRVKPSRRDLKKLTAFEQRTGWRYQIVATNIPAHQGLSGVSGSGQVWFVDALYRDHAEVEDRVKAIKRIGLGLLPSKSWQLNAAWVLAATIAADLDAWTRLLLLHDEPELAAAEPETIRRRLYHLPARLTAHARRRTLHLDRTWPWAPAFATAWQRATQLPAHT
- a CDS encoding restriction endonuclease subunit S — its product is MALKDVLRKVETGWSPVCDSARPAMDEWGVLKLSAVTSGKFVASEAKRLPNEVLPRIAFEVRRGDVLMSRANGVKALVGVACTVNQVRPRLLLPDLVFRLVADPDLLDPGFLGIVLTSAAVRRQIEAAMRGTSGQYKVSQADVRALEIPRLPLSEQRDIVAAHKAFERRIGALERMLAKVEIAESALSAHALGQVGTAGPRLDSVATVAAGVTLGSELVGDGTIELPYLRVANVLDGRIDTTDVKTVRIVKTQYERYALRKGDLLLTEGGDLDKLGRGAVWDGRIDECLHQNHVFRVRCGEQMLPDFLALYAASPEGRAYFQRVGKQTTNLASINSTQVKQMPVPVPPVEEQRRLLGPVHAARERAAVLQQQIAKLRTIQQGVIEDLLSGRSRVNRT
- a CDS encoding ATP-binding protein, encoding MSSNEQSTEPSNESTRPVSYGVNHDVGYGDHPAPIPFAAPWTYEIHLPCDPRGPRIVRGTLRAVLHAHGISELADRAELLTCELATNSVRHTKGPVIVRMQWLCPALRVSVWDASPDLPPFAPGAAMPDPAAPSGRGLPIIESLADRWGGCGSVDGPNGGPGGKTIWFELALGGDFRPPLPALAA
- a CDS encoding DUF397 domain-containing protein, with protein sequence MSALKWIKSSYSEASGNNCVEVAWTQTGVALRDSERPADVIVMGRASLGALIGSLRSGSLGSGR
- a CDS encoding helix-turn-helix domain-containing protein, translating into MNTRGQPTIRQRRLGAELRRLRESAGMPAPRAAELLGTDRTNISNIEAGRYGISEDRLRRLVSIYECDDEELIDALASMTGGRRSGWWEEYRGKIPPDFLDTSELEHYATSLRSVQTAHLPGIFQTEDHARALFDLFIPTLPRLEVELRIAHRLARHARIADEPGIPYIGLIHEAALHMQVGGRKVAKAQLARLLEEGERDNVTLRVIPFSAGGFPMAGDSVMYAVGPSPHLDTVLVDSPLGAAFFHSSTQLANFRRRLDAIEQVALNPKQSSDAIAEIANDL
- a CDS encoding Uma2 family endonuclease; protein product: MSTHPQPDDRYADIDHERALKHAIRYMAGSRVQIIEGIIQPVPPTWDHERATRVIRRQIEDRVDELGCVEGSGDIDLPGSPNWYVPDIAVVPEELAQDDNIVVTPDLTLLAVEVTSKSNADTDRVTKRKRYAEYGAPLYLLVDRQNRELTLFSEPGELGYTKADGPHPFGTPVTLPEPFGIVLDTTRL